A stretch of the Rhizomicrobium sp. genome encodes the following:
- a CDS encoding 50S ribosomal protein L11 methyltransferase encodes MTEPTAFIEANTVLMAPPLVPEIKLHLATEVVPLWRLTEEELQAQGVPPPYWAFAWAGGQALARHVLDHPVLVRGKDVLDFGAGSGLIAIAAAKAGAERVMAADVDPFAYAAIKLNAIANSAILGATTSDLIGSDGNWRVILVGDMCYERPLAERLMAWLADQAHHGASVYLGDPGRSYFPKGGVEKLQTYRVQTTRDLEDREIRETSVYRLLA; translated from the coding sequence TTGACCGAGCCCACCGCCTTCATCGAAGCCAACACCGTGCTGATGGCGCCGCCGCTGGTGCCCGAGATCAAGCTGCATCTGGCGACCGAGGTCGTGCCGCTGTGGCGGCTGACGGAGGAAGAATTGCAGGCGCAGGGCGTGCCGCCGCCCTATTGGGCCTTCGCCTGGGCCGGCGGCCAGGCGCTGGCGCGGCACGTGCTCGACCATCCCGTGCTGGTGCGCGGCAAGGACGTGCTCGACTTCGGCGCAGGCTCGGGACTGATCGCGATCGCGGCGGCGAAGGCGGGCGCCGAGCGCGTGATGGCGGCCGATGTCGATCCCTTCGCCTATGCGGCGATCAAGCTCAACGCCATCGCCAACAGCGCGATCCTGGGCGCGACCACCAGCGACCTGATCGGCTCGGACGGCAACTGGCGCGTCATCCTGGTCGGCGACATGTGCTACGAGCGGCCGCTGGCGGAACGGCTGATGGCGTGGCTGGCGGACCAGGCGCATCACGGCGCGAGCGTCTATCTGGGCGATCCGGGACGCAGCTATTTCCCCAAGGGCGGCGTCGAGAAGCTTCAGACCTATCGGGTGCAGACGACGCGCGACCTCGAAGACCGCGAAATCCGCGAGACCAGCGTGTACCGGCTGCTGGCATGA
- a CDS encoding 50S ribosomal protein L11 methyltransferase — protein sequence MIDATAFIGAHTRLGTAPLVPEIRLHLAGAMAPLIAALGERHTLRPYWAFAWSGGQGLARYTLDHPDCVRGKTVLDFGAGSGLNAIAAMKAGAKSVLAADIDPLAAAAIALNAAANGVAVDMCCEDVLTGDGRWDVILCGDVCYEGAMMGRVLPWLEAQGRAGATILLGDPGRGYTPKSGFERIACYDGHTVHVEEDFPFRETHVYRFTRAV from the coding sequence GTGATCGATGCCACGGCCTTTATCGGCGCCCATACGCGGCTCGGCACCGCGCCGCTGGTGCCCGAGATCAGGCTCCACCTGGCCGGTGCCATGGCGCCGCTGATCGCCGCGCTCGGCGAGCGGCACACGCTGCGGCCCTATTGGGCTTTCGCGTGGTCCGGCGGACAGGGGTTGGCACGCTATACGCTCGATCATCCGGACTGCGTCCGCGGCAAGACGGTGCTCGATTTCGGCGCCGGGTCGGGGCTGAACGCGATCGCCGCGATGAAAGCGGGCGCGAAGTCCGTGCTGGCGGCCGACATCGATCCGCTTGCCGCGGCGGCCATCGCGCTCAATGCGGCGGCCAACGGCGTCGCGGTCGACATGTGTTGCGAGGATGTGCTCACAGGCGACGGACGCTGGGATGTGATCCTTTGCGGCGATGTCTGCTATGAGGGCGCCATGATGGGACGGGTTCTGCCATGGCTGGAGGCGCAGGGGCGCGCGGGCGCGACGATCCTGCTCGGCGATCCGGGCCGCGGCTACACGCCGAAGTCTGGCTTCGAGCGGATCGCGTGCTATGACGGCCACACCGTGCACGTCGAAGAGGATTTTCCCTTCCGCGAGACCCATGTCTACCGCTTCACGAGAGCCGTTTGA
- a CDS encoding 2OG-Fe(II) oxygenase, protein MSAPAEPGLAGRAGDMRSSPRICLTSHDTVIAGDPQSDAALAAQFARRHVLELPDLIQPDVLQTLAPAIGAARFVACAVDGVGPRLRERPTRLGNLLRHLLRRQALRDWLTRITGVSPLGAVTGAVARFEGGGGQALDWHDDIGASARMLAVTINLGDAPYEGGVFEMRRRDTGEILFRHTHRQPGSALVFRVSPALEHRVTPVNAGGPRTVFSGWYLSASGEDSA, encoded by the coding sequence GTGAGCGCGCCGGCCGAGCCCGGCCTTGCGGGCCGCGCCGGCGACATGCGTTCTTCGCCGCGCATTTGCCTGACCTCGCATGACACCGTGATCGCCGGCGACCCGCAGAGCGACGCGGCGCTCGCGGCGCAGTTTGCACGGCGACACGTGCTGGAGCTGCCCGATCTGATCCAGCCGGACGTCTTGCAAACGCTGGCGCCCGCAATCGGCGCGGCGCGCTTTGTGGCCTGCGCGGTGGACGGTGTCGGACCACGCCTGCGCGAGCGGCCGACCCGCCTGGGCAACCTGCTCCGTCACCTGCTGCGGCGTCAGGCCCTGCGCGATTGGCTGACGCGGATCACCGGTGTCTCGCCGCTGGGCGCCGTCACCGGCGCCGTCGCGCGCTTCGAAGGCGGCGGAGGGCAAGCGCTCGACTGGCACGACGACATCGGCGCGTCCGCGCGCATGCTGGCGGTGACGATCAACCTCGGCGATGCGCCCTATGAGGGCGGCGTTTTCGAGATGCGGCGCCGCGACACCGGCGAGATCCTGTTCCGGCACACGCATCGCCAGCCGGGATCGGCGCTGGTGTTCCGCGTGAGCCCAGCGCTGGAACACCGCGTGACGCCGGTCAACGCGGGCGGGCCGCGCACCGTGTTCAGTGGCTGGTATCTTTCCGCATCGGGGGAGGACAGTGCGTGA
- a CDS encoding 2OG-Fe(II) oxygenase — protein sequence MPPRIRISAAETTIESDAAFDADMAAQFAAHNAIELRDLFAPDVQAMFARLWHEVRFVPDDIAIEGSRLRETPARSGPLLCWLLNRPALRNWLERVTGVTPLAAVWGATAQFQAGGGQQLDWHNDVRDARRRLGVTVNLGTVPYDGGRFEMKRHGSEALLLQYEHAQWGTALVFRIDERLMHRVTPVTAGGPRTVFGGWFLSERIARATKPAR from the coding sequence GTGCCGCCGCGCATCCGCATTTCCGCCGCCGAGACGACCATCGAGAGCGACGCCGCCTTCGACGCCGACATGGCCGCGCAATTCGCGGCGCATAATGCGATCGAGCTGCGCGACCTCTTCGCGCCGGACGTCCAGGCGATGTTCGCAAGGCTGTGGCACGAGGTGCGGTTCGTCCCCGACGACATCGCGATCGAGGGAAGCCGCCTGCGCGAGACGCCCGCGCGCTCCGGCCCGCTCCTGTGCTGGCTGCTCAACCGACCGGCCTTGCGCAACTGGCTCGAGCGGGTCACCGGCGTGACGCCGCTCGCGGCGGTATGGGGCGCGACGGCGCAATTCCAGGCGGGCGGCGGGCAGCAGCTCGACTGGCACAACGACGTGCGCGACGCGCGGCGCCGGTTGGGCGTGACGGTCAATCTCGGCACCGTGCCTTATGACGGCGGGCGGTTCGAGATGAAACGGCACGGCTCCGAAGCGTTGCTGCTGCAATACGAGCATGCACAATGGGGCACCGCGCTGGTGTTCCGGATCGACGAGCGGCTGATGCATCGCGTGACGCCGGTGACGGCCGGCGGGCCCCGGACCGTGTTCGGCGGCTGGTTCCTGTCGGAGCGGATCGCAAGAGCGACAAAGCCGGCGCGGTGA
- a CDS encoding fatty acid desaturase family protein — MNRFDPTTVLSPEEMASVRARSDVTGMLCVLHAWVVIGAAMAIYALWPNPLTFLAAVVVIGSRQLGLAILMHDAAHGVLMRTRRLNEWVGQWLCAYPTMGEMIGYRHYHLVHHRRTQQADDPDLGLSAKFPITRDSFRRKMVRDLTGQTGFKQRKAQLLRSLGEPGMTLGQRARVFWKRVGPQYLVQLILLGLMTAFGKPHYFLMFWLLPNLTWQMAITRIRNIAEHAMVPDNDDVFRNARTTYASWPVRALLAPYWVNYHVDHHLLFYVPCYNLPKLHRLLLAKGLGPKMEIQPGYVAMLKLATSKPEPAAPLAA, encoded by the coding sequence ATGAACCGCTTCGATCCCACAACCGTCCTCAGCCCTGAAGAGATGGCGAGCGTGCGGGCGCGCTCGGATGTCACCGGCATGCTCTGCGTCCTGCATGCCTGGGTCGTGATCGGGGCGGCGATGGCGATCTATGCGCTGTGGCCCAATCCGCTGACCTTCCTCGCCGCGGTGGTCGTGATCGGCAGCCGGCAGCTCGGCCTCGCCATCCTGATGCATGACGCGGCGCATGGCGTGCTGATGCGGACGCGCCGGCTGAACGAATGGGTGGGGCAATGGCTCTGCGCCTATCCGACCATGGGCGAGATGATCGGCTATCGGCATTACCACCTGGTGCATCACCGCCGCACGCAGCAGGCGGACGATCCCGATCTCGGACTTTCGGCCAAGTTTCCGATCACGCGCGACAGCTTCCGCCGCAAGATGGTCCGCGATCTCACAGGTCAGACGGGCTTCAAGCAGCGCAAGGCGCAGCTCCTGCGCTCGCTAGGCGAGCCCGGCATGACGCTGGGCCAGCGCGCCCGGGTCTTCTGGAAGCGGGTCGGACCGCAATACCTGGTGCAGCTCATCCTGCTCGGGCTGATGACGGCCTTCGGCAAGCCGCATTATTTCCTGATGTTCTGGCTGCTGCCCAACCTCACCTGGCAGATGGCGATCACCCGCATCCGCAACATCGCCGAGCACGCCATGGTGCCGGACAACGACGACGTGTTCCGCAATGCGCGCACGACCTATGCGTCCTGGCCGGTACGCGCCCTGCTGGCGCCTTACTGGGTGAACTATCACGTCGACCATCACCTGCTGTTCTACGTGCCCTGCTACAACCTGCCGAAACTGCACCGCCTGCTGCTGGCCAAGGGCCTCGGCCCGAAGATGGAGATCCAGCCCGGCTATGTCGCCATGCTGAAGCTGGCCACCTCGAAGCCGGAGCCTGCGGCCCCGCTGGCAGCCTGA
- the ubiA gene encoding 4-hydroxybenzoate octaprenyltransferase produces the protein MSETTASLKPADAVARTWVDGAPPRLRPFLRLMRLDRPHPGWLLFWPCVFGLVLGAIASERPFSSWHDLYLLVLFGIGALVMRGAGCTYNDIVDRDIDAQVARTRGRPIPSGAVTLRQAWLFLGAQLAAGFAILLQLNHFAIAVGAASLLLVAAYPFMKRVTWWPQAWLGLTFNWGALLGFAAQTGTLETADAMLYAGLVFWTLGYDTIYALQDKEDDALIGVKSTALLFGARAREWVLGFYAAAFALVLAAGFTAHAGWPFAFVMLAAGVHLLWQVHRLKIGDPAACLKLFRANRDTGALIAAAFVLSSWIW, from the coding sequence ATGAGCGAAACAACCGCCAGCCTCAAACCGGCCGACGCCGTCGCGCGGACCTGGGTCGACGGCGCACCGCCGCGGCTGCGGCCCTTCCTTCGGCTGATGCGGCTGGACCGGCCGCATCCGGGCTGGCTTCTGTTCTGGCCCTGCGTTTTCGGGCTGGTGCTGGGCGCCATCGCGAGCGAGCGGCCGTTCTCGTCCTGGCACGATCTTTATCTGCTGGTGCTGTTCGGCATCGGCGCGCTGGTGATGCGCGGCGCGGGCTGCACCTATAACGACATCGTAGACCGCGACATCGATGCGCAGGTGGCACGGACGCGGGGGCGGCCGATTCCGTCCGGCGCAGTGACGCTGCGCCAGGCATGGCTGTTCCTCGGGGCGCAGCTCGCCGCCGGCTTCGCGATCCTGCTCCAGCTCAACCACTTTGCGATAGCGGTCGGCGCGGCGTCGCTGCTGCTGGTCGCGGCCTACCCCTTCATGAAGCGCGTCACCTGGTGGCCGCAGGCCTGGCTCGGGCTTACCTTCAACTGGGGCGCCCTGCTCGGCTTCGCGGCGCAGACCGGAACGCTCGAGACGGCGGATGCGATGCTCTATGCCGGGCTGGTGTTCTGGACGCTGGGCTACGACACGATCTATGCGCTGCAGGACAAGGAAGACGACGCGCTGATCGGCGTGAAATCGACCGCGCTGCTGTTCGGGGCGCGGGCGCGGGAGTGGGTGCTGGGCTTCTATGCCGCCGCCTTCGCGCTGGTGCTGGCGGCCGGGTTCACCGCCCATGCCGGCTGGCCGTTCGCCTTCGTGATGCTCGCCGCGGGGGTGCACCTGCTGTGGCAGGTCCATCGGCTCAAGATCGGCGACCCGGCCGCCTGCCTCAAGCTGTTCCGCGCCAACCGCGACACCGGCGCGCTGATCGCGGCGGCCTTTGTGCTGTCCAGCTGGATCTGGTGA
- a CDS encoding 16S rRNA (uracil(1498)-N(3))-methyltransferase, translated as MSENDLTYPGGKLRLHVEAALGEGLRVMPDAGQAHYLLHVMRAKAGDRVNLFNGRDGEWLARIAEASKRACVLECERRVAPQVAVPDLWLCFAPIKKTPADYVVQKATELGVRVLQPVFTRRTIVTRVNLDRMRANAVEAAEQSGRLSVPDCREPLTVDKLLARWPRDRRLFFCDEGGDALSIAEAVRNPPPLMEEGGELMVSASAAREVLHEPAAIFTGPEGGFDAAEREMLRAFPFVTPVTLGPRILRADTAALAALTIWQSIQGDWH; from the coding sequence ATGAGCGAAAACGATCTCACCTATCCCGGCGGCAAGTTGCGTCTCCATGTCGAGGCTGCGCTGGGCGAAGGGCTGCGCGTCATGCCCGATGCGGGGCAGGCGCATTACCTGCTGCATGTCATGCGGGCCAAGGCCGGCGACCGCGTCAATCTGTTCAACGGCCGCGACGGCGAATGGCTCGCCCGCATCGCCGAGGCTTCCAAGCGCGCCTGCGTGCTGGAATGCGAGCGGCGTGTCGCGCCGCAGGTCGCGGTTCCCGATCTTTGGCTCTGCTTCGCGCCGATCAAGAAGACCCCGGCCGACTATGTCGTGCAGAAGGCTACCGAGCTCGGCGTCCGCGTTCTGCAGCCGGTCTTCACCCGTCGCACCATCGTCACCCGCGTGAATCTCGACCGCATGCGCGCCAATGCCGTCGAGGCGGCCGAGCAGTCCGGGCGTCTGAGCGTCCCCGACTGCCGCGAGCCGCTCACCGTCGACAAGCTGCTCGCGCGTTGGCCCCGCGACCGCCGCCTGTTCTTCTGCGACGAGGGTGGTGACGCGCTCTCCATCGCCGAGGCCGTCCGCAATCCGCCACCGTTGATGGAAGAGGGCGGCGAGCTCATGGTCAGCGCAAGCGCGGCGCGGGAGGTCTTGCATGAGCCCGCCGCCATCTTCACCGGCCCCGAAGGCGGCTTCGACGCGGCCGAGCGCGAAATGCTTCGTGCATTCCCGTTTGTCACCCCCGTGACGCTCGGCCCCCGCATCCTGCGCGCCGACACAGCGGCATTGGCTGCACTGACGATCTGGCAATCAATCCAAGGCGATTGGCACTAG
- a CDS encoding metalloregulator ArsR/SmtB family transcription factor encodes MQTLTALADPTRQRILTMLAQGALSSGDIASRFAMTKPAVSQHLKTLRDARLVKVRAEAQKRFYELDPEGVGQVADWVNDLRKFWTTKPGALEAEPMKS; translated from the coding sequence GTGCAAACGCTGACCGCCCTCGCCGATCCGACTCGCCAGCGCATCCTCACCATGCTGGCGCAGGGCGCATTGTCGTCCGGCGACATCGCCAGCCGCTTCGCCATGACCAAACCGGCGGTCTCGCAGCATCTGAAGACATTGCGCGACGCCCGGCTCGTGAAGGTCCGGGCGGAGGCGCAGAAGCGATTCTACGAACTCGATCCGGAGGGGGTGGGCCAAGTGGCGGACTGGGTGAACGACCTGCGCAAGTTCTGGACGACGAAACCCGGTGCGCTGGAAGCGGAGCCGATGAAATCGTGA